A genome region from Tachyglossus aculeatus isolate mTacAcu1 chromosome 1, mTacAcu1.pri, whole genome shotgun sequence includes the following:
- the PLSCR1 gene encoding phospholipid scramblase 1, whose product MDVNYGHTSPDHLRKDFPPGYPPQNAPGGFQGPVGYPVPYGGYPAPAPGGIPAQMHPTGFAIQSQPGGPIGTPWMVPPPPPPNCPPGLEYLSQVDQVLIHQQIELLEVLIGFETNNKYEIKNSLGQRVYFAVEENDCCTRNCCGAARPFVLKILDNLGREVISLQRPLRCSSCWFPCCLQELEVQSPPGVTIGFVVQNWHLCLPKFTIQNEHRQDVLKITGPCVVCSCCSDVDFQVKGLDEQSVVGKISKQWSGLVREAFTDSDNFGIQFPLDLDVKMKAVMLGACFLIDFMYFENAGNQS is encoded by the exons ATGGATGTGAACT ATGGGCATACGAGTCCAGATCACTTGAGAAAAGATTTCCCTCCTGGTTATCCACCTCAGAATGCACCAGGAGGGTTTCAAG GTCCTGTCGGCTATCCAGTCCCTTATGGAGGCTATCCCGCTCCTGCGCCCGGCGGGATTCCCGCACAAATGCATCCCACTGGATTTGCCATCCAATCGCAGCCCGGGGGTCCCATCGGAACACCGTGGATGGTTCCCCCGCCTCCACCACCAAACTGTCCTCCTGGATTGGAGTATTTGTCTCAG GTAGATCAGGTGTTGATTCACCAGCAAATTGAACTTCTGGAAG TTTTGATAGGTTTTGAAACCAACAACAAATATGAAATTAAGAATAGTCTGGGGCAGAGAGTTTACTTCGCGGTGGAGGAAAATGACTGCTGTACGCGGAACTGTTGTGGAGCCGCAAGACCATTTGTCCTGAAGATCCTCGATAATTTGGGGAGAGAAGTAATCTCCTTGCAGAGACCTTTGAGATGTTCCTCCTGCTGGTTTCCTTGCTGCTTGCAAGAG CTTGAAGTTCAGTCTCCTCCAGGGGTTACGATTGGATTCGTCGTCCAGAACTGGCATCTGTGTCTGCCCAAATTTACCATTCAGAATGAGCACAGACAAGATGTACTGAAAATCACTGGCCCCTGTGTGGTCTGTAGCTGTTGCTCTGATGTTGACTTTCAG GTGAAGGGCCTGGATGAGCAATCTGTGGTGGGAAAGATTTCCAAGCAGTGGAGCGGCTTGGTGAGAGAAGCATTTACAGACTCCGATAACTTTGGGATCCAGTTCCCATTAGATCTGGATGTGAAAATGAAAGCTGTGATGCTgggagcctgtttcctcatt GACTTCATGTATTTTGAAAACGCTGGAAATCAATCCTAA